Proteins from one Streptococcus mitis B6 genomic window:
- a CDS encoding endo-beta-N-acetylglucosaminidase produces the protein MKKYILLASAVLAVGLATTTSDTNPFFVSTVRADEQTLTTAAKYYILVLKGSEVFKNWKGTANRPIIWATKTTPELSYFEESARNYIALENKSGANYIEWKGTVEEFKEAIKKLTDKKPTPDPTPIPKSTVPSGWSGSSYYQNGTKVTSKWIFDKNYNSYFYLDASGNYVQNAWEGDYYLKSGGYMAKSEWIYDKSYGAYYYLTSDGYYARNTWVGNYYLKSNGKMAKGEWIYDSNYSSYYYLTSEGSYAHGTWVGDYYLKSNGKMAVNERTPDGYQVDGSGKWISSEGTHTASSSQATSLGISLYHVNDAMTYIDIALPSTPSSSYQVAYDFALVDANTGSVSTQTQFTVTYNPSLRAFQTRHFFSATPDGSYRFVIKGKGQDGKVYDGQSVVFRVKNHRFVG, from the coding sequence ATGAAAAAATACATTTTACTCGCTTCTGCTGTTTTAGCAGTGGGTCTTGCTACTACAACAAGTGATACAAATCCTTTCTTTGTATCAACAGTTAGAGCGGATGAACAAACGCTGACTACAGCTGCAAAATATTATATTCTTGTTCTGAAGGGTTCAGAAGTATTTAAAAATTGGAAGGGAACTGCTAATCGTCCCATTATTTGGGCCACAAAAACCACTCCAGAATTATCTTATTTCGAAGAATCTGCTCGTAATTATATAGCTCTTGAGAATAAGTCTGGTGCCAATTACATAGAGTGGAAGGGGACTGTAGAAGAGTTTAAAGAGGCTATTAAGAAGCTGACGGATAAAAAACCAACCCCAGATCCAACTCCAATTCCAAAATCTACAGTTCCATCTGGCTGGTCAGGTTCGTCCTACTACCAAAATGGTACTAAAGTTACCAGTAAGTGGATTTTCGATAAGAACTATAATTCCTACTTCTACCTAGATGCTTCAGGTAATTATGTTCAAAATGCATGGGAGGGTGATTACTATCTTAAGTCAGGTGGATACATGGCTAAGAGTGAGTGGATTTATGATAAGAGCTATGGAGCTTATTATTACTTAACCTCAGATGGCTACTATGCCCGCAACACTTGGGTAGGCAACTATTATCTCAAGTCAAACGGTAAGATGGCTAAAGGTGAGTGGATTTATGACAGTAACTACAGTTCTTACTATTACTTAACCTCAGAAGGTAGTTATGCTCATGGTACTTGGGTAGGTGATTATTATCTTAAGTCAAATGGTAAGATGGCAGTGAATGAGCGTACACCAGATGGTTATCAAGTTGATGGCTCAGGCAAGTGGATTAGTTCTGAGGGAACTCATACAGCAAGCAGTTCACAAGCAACATCATTAGGAATAAGCCTTTACCATGTTAATGATGCTATGACTTATATCGATATCGCTCTACCTAGCACTCCATCCTCATCTTATCAAGTAGCCTATGATTTTGCCTTAGTTGATGCAAATACAGGTTCAGTTTCTACACAAACTCAGTTTACTGTGACCTACAATCCAAGTTTACGTGCTTTTCAAACTCGTCACTTCTTTAGTGCAACTCCAGATGGAAGTTATCGCTTTGTTATCAAAGGAAAAGGACAAGATGGCAAGGTATACGATGGACAATCGGTTGTCTTTCGTGTAAAGAATCATCGTTTTGTCGGATAA
- a CDS encoding nuclease-related domain-containing protein, producing the protein MEKLLRFFKHRRNILYFILGFLWGRRQNAKISPEPPTLSTPKHSELPSISKATHNGKMTGFEPQKLKNYQLYQHELMFGEPGKGLNKSGFDESAVNLGQEGEINFAKALQKQGLLEKLVTFWSVHNLNLEDERVDADIDCVIVSGSTIWLVDLKFYASGNVIYREADGLLYTIDSATGAQIGRPKKMSPNMSYAEESFSHKFANLLKYYCLETRVVLMPTYKGAGRLDNVFWPGQIKAVSLEEMLDELSREDKFRDTIGGQMIRQTFNLLLKR; encoded by the coding sequence GTGGAGAAATTGTTGCGCTTTTTTAAGCATCGCAGAAATATACTATATTTTATATTAGGATTTCTTTGGGGCAGAAGACAAAATGCTAAGATTTCTCCAGAACCACCTACTCTTTCCACACCCAAACACAGTGAACTTCCCAGTATTTCAAAGGCAACTCATAATGGTAAAATGACAGGATTTGAACCACAAAAGCTTAAGAATTATCAACTTTATCAGCATGAATTGATGTTTGGAGAACCTGGAAAAGGATTGAATAAATCAGGATTCGATGAATCTGCAGTTAATCTTGGTCAAGAGGGTGAAATTAATTTTGCGAAAGCATTACAAAAACAAGGACTTTTAGAAAAATTAGTTACCTTTTGGTCTGTTCATAATCTCAATTTAGAAGATGAAAGGGTAGATGCAGATATTGATTGTGTTATTGTTTCTGGATCTACAATTTGGTTAGTAGATTTAAAATTTTATGCTTCAGGAAATGTGATTTATAGAGAAGCGGATGGTTTATTGTACACTATAGATAGTGCTACAGGAGCTCAAATAGGTAGACCTAAAAAAATGTCCCCTAACATGTCTTATGCAGAAGAAAGCTTTTCCCATAAATTTGCAAATTTATTAAAATATTATTGCTTGGAAACACGTGTTGTCTTGATGCCTACCTATAAGGGTGCAGGTAGATTGGATAATGTCTTTTGGCCAGGTCAGATTAAGGCTGTTAGTCTAGAAGAGATGTTAGATGAGTTATCTAGGGAGGATAAGTTTAGGGATACAATTGGTGGACAGATGATTCGGCAGACATTTAATTTGCTTTTGAAACGCTAA
- a CDS encoding nucleotide exchange factor GrpE has product MSEEVLHEKVSYIVDKVEDIESLITRRLLEDKAKNSLIEELKQYLIYRQDLDKGEKFAPFMKQILQVIDRIESSEEKSDLLTSIAEELLQILSLNGLQVIDNSGMIDPSMHEVVNTVAVTDEQSENNIVEVLQKGYLLNNRVLRPSKVTIAK; this is encoded by the coding sequence ATGAGTGAAGAAGTATTGCATGAAAAAGTTTCGTATATCGTAGATAAAGTTGAAGATATCGAATCTTTAATTACACGCCGTTTATTGGAAGATAAAGCAAAAAATAGTCTGATTGAAGAACTGAAGCAGTATTTAATCTATAGACAGGATTTAGATAAGGGTGAGAAATTTGCTCCATTTATGAAACAGATTCTTCAAGTTATTGATCGTATTGAATCATCTGAAGAAAAATCAGATTTGCTTACTTCAATTGCTGAAGAACTGTTGCAAATTCTTTCATTGAATGGATTACAAGTTATTGATAATAGTGGAATGATTGACCCAAGTATGCATGAGGTTGTTAATACAGTAGCAGTTACTGATGAACAAAGTGAAAATAATATTGTTGAAGTATTGCAAAAAGGATATTTGTTAAATAACAGGGTTCTTAGACCAAGTAAAGTGACTATTGCTAAATAA
- a CDS encoding tetratricopeptide repeat protein codes for MSVINYYEELGISETSSLDDVKKSIKSNRRRYRQLTGSPNIVQRSMAERKMEVIAQAEKVFESEETRQKYDRELEVSKQSSEGVPDSTPTNHSNSSYLDSARQAFYSGKKSLAYSYIEEALKINRNDADVWYFKAMISLEDRKLSDAELAISEANRLRPKNADILSLLGDVYCEKNQQKFAIQYYQEAFELSNNSFYLLKKGRSLFLFDQYKQAVKDVRYLYDHYLEENKNNEEYIYYLLSCSYREIGDNEEAYNFARKLVDVSDSLEHKLHYAGILFLKSEDECENYLDTLNERYGNNKDFQQVYFKLLLDITIERMKKAPDTDVEAFFRKYIDRTKYENEAVLDNKARVRIAEAYLAKAQSLGIENKIIDNDFYNEFIENKNYINYATTRHSQGMGCLMFILVFAANWFLSGFFDKFVNIFWISNALSLALLSNIVLYYNYPKGWQINRRKKG; via the coding sequence ATGTCGGTCATAAACTATTATGAAGAGTTAGGGATTTCAGAAACAAGTTCATTAGATGATGTTAAAAAAAGTATCAAGTCAAATAGAAGACGCTATCGCCAGTTGACAGGTTCACCAAATATTGTTCAAAGATCAATGGCTGAGAGAAAGATGGAAGTCATTGCACAGGCAGAAAAAGTATTTGAAAGTGAAGAAACCAGACAAAAATATGATAGGGAATTAGAAGTTTCTAAACAAAGTTCTGAAGGAGTCCCTGATTCGACTCCAACTAATCATTCAAATTCAAGCTATCTTGATTCAGCTAGGCAGGCCTTCTATTCAGGAAAGAAATCATTAGCTTATTCCTACATCGAAGAAGCCTTAAAAATAAATCGAAATGATGCGGATGTTTGGTATTTCAAGGCTATGATTAGCCTTGAAGATAGAAAGTTATCGGATGCAGAATTAGCTATCAGTGAAGCTAATAGGTTGAGACCTAAAAATGCAGATATCTTATCCTTGTTAGGTGATGTTTATTGTGAAAAGAATCAGCAAAAGTTTGCAATTCAGTATTATCAGGAAGCTTTTGAACTATCTAATAATTCCTTTTATCTTTTGAAAAAGGGGAGATCACTATTTTTATTTGATCAGTATAAACAGGCAGTAAAAGATGTTCGATATCTGTATGATCATTATTTAGAAGAAAATAAAAATAATGAAGAATATATTTATTACCTTTTATCATGCTCTTATAGAGAAATTGGAGATAATGAGGAAGCCTATAATTTTGCAAGAAAATTAGTAGATGTTTCAGATTCACTAGAGCATAAACTACACTATGCAGGTATTCTATTTTTGAAATCTGAAGATGAGTGTGAGAATTATTTAGATACCTTAAACGAACGCTATGGTAACAATAAAGATTTCCAGCAAGTATATTTTAAGTTACTATTAGATATCACGATAGAGCGTATGAAAAAAGCACCTGATACAGACGTTGAGGCTTTCTTTAGAAAATATATTGATCGAACAAAATATGAGAATGAAGCAGTTCTAGATAATAAGGCGCGTGTTCGAATTGCAGAAGCTTACTTGGCCAAGGCACAAAGTTTAGGGATTGAAAATAAAATTATAGATAATGATTTTTACAATGAATTTATTGAAAATAAAAATTATATCAATTATGCCACAACACGCCATTCACAAGGTATGGGATGTCTCATGTTCATCTTAGTTTTTGCAGCCAATTGGTTTTTGAGTGGTTTCTTTGATAAGTTTGTAAATATCTTTTGGATTAGTAACGCATTAAGTTTGGCATTGTTATCAAATATTGTCTTGTATTACAATTACCCTAAAGGATGGCAAATAAATAGAAGAAAGAAAGGATAA